A single window of Microbispora hainanensis DNA harbors:
- a CDS encoding helix-turn-helix transcriptional regulator has protein sequence MDRRELADFLRSRRERISPADVGLPAGPRRRTPGLRREEAAQLAFISTEYYTRLEQARGPRPSREVLAGLARALRLSDAERAHLHYLAGASPAPPPGPSREVRQSILDLLARLPQAAAFVTSATFEVLAWNELAAALMEDFSALSPRDRNLVRRVFLAPHPERRPLYGINMADADDFARHAARRLRAAAARYPDAPEVTGLVDELLAKSPEFARLWASHDVTDRPTLSKTFHHAMVGPITVNCDVLDIADRDQQMVIYTAVPGSPSDQALRLLSVIGTQRMDAPR, from the coding sequence GTGGACCGACGAGAACTGGCCGACTTCCTGCGCAGCAGGCGCGAGCGGATCAGCCCTGCGGACGTGGGGCTGCCCGCCGGGCCCAGGCGTCGTACGCCGGGGTTGCGGCGTGAGGAGGCGGCGCAGCTCGCCTTCATTTCGACGGAGTACTACACGCGGCTGGAGCAGGCCCGCGGTCCGCGCCCGTCGCGTGAGGTGCTGGCCGGGCTGGCCCGGGCCCTGCGCCTGTCGGACGCCGAGCGCGCCCACCTCCACTACCTCGCCGGCGCCTCGCCCGCCCCGCCGCCGGGGCCCTCGCGGGAGGTCCGGCAGAGCATCCTGGACCTGCTGGCGAGGTTGCCGCAGGCCGCGGCGTTCGTGACGTCCGCCACGTTCGAGGTGCTCGCCTGGAACGAGCTGGCGGCGGCACTCATGGAGGACTTCTCGGCCCTGTCGCCGCGTGACCGCAACCTGGTGCGCCGCGTGTTCCTCGCCCCCCACCCCGAGAGACGGCCGTTGTACGGAATCAACATGGCCGACGCCGACGACTTCGCCCGGCACGCGGCCCGGCGGCTGCGCGCCGCCGCCGCCCGCTATCCCGACGCGCCCGAGGTGACCGGGCTGGTGGACGAGCTCCTCGCGAAGAGCCCGGAGTTCGCCCGGCTGTGGGCTTCCCACGACGTCACGGACCGGCCCACACTCTCCAAGACCTTCCACCACGCGATGGTCGGCCCGATCACCGTCAACTGCGACGTCCTCGACATCGCCGACCGCGATCAGCAGATGGTGATCTACACCGCCGTCCCCGGTTCACCGTCCGATCAGGCGCTGCGGCTGCTGTCGGTCATCGGCACGCAGCGCATGGACGCCCCCCGGTGA
- a CDS encoding class II aldolase/adducin family protein, translating into MSQALQTTDPLPLADPGVTAARDALLGAVRNLFTSDVMSKSGHGNASVRLPGDPGHILLTSRGLLRDLGTEEFAVVTLDGDLVAGWLAPENEEIVRMHTEVYRARPGTGSVIHTHSPFATAYAVAGRALPARYESLLRAGQSEDVPVAPYGARGSGRAVSNIVDTFTAHPRSGAVLLANHGVLATGADAAGASRLAVALEETAQVTLGATALGGAIAIEDGSR; encoded by the coding sequence ATGTCACAGGCACTGCAGACCACCGATCCCCTCCCGCTCGCGGACCCGGGCGTCACCGCGGCGCGGGACGCACTGCTCGGCGCGGTGCGGAACCTCTTCACCTCCGACGTCATGTCCAAGAGCGGGCACGGGAACGCGAGCGTCCGCCTGCCGGGCGACCCCGGCCACATCCTGCTGACCTCCCGCGGACTGCTCCGTGACCTGGGGACGGAGGAGTTCGCCGTGGTCACCCTGGACGGAGACCTCGTCGCGGGGTGGCTGGCCCCCGAGAATGAGGAGATCGTCCGGATGCACACCGAGGTCTACCGGGCCCGGCCCGGCACAGGCTCGGTCATCCACACCCACTCGCCGTTCGCGACCGCATACGCCGTCGCGGGACGGGCGCTGCCGGCGCGGTACGAGTCGCTGCTGCGCGCGGGGCAGTCCGAGGACGTCCCCGTCGCCCCCTACGGTGCCCGGGGCAGCGGCCGGGCTGTCTCCAACATCGTCGACACGTTCACCGCGCACCCGCGCAGCGGCGCCGTCCTGCTGGCCAACCACGGCGTGCTGGCGACCGGCGCCGACGCCGCCGGGGCGAGCAGGCTCGCGGTCGCGCTAGAGGAGACCGCGCAGGTCACGCTGGGCGCGACGGCGCTCGGCGGCGCCATCGCGATCGAGGACGGCTCCCGGTGA
- a CDS encoding MmcQ/YjbR family DNA-binding protein, which produces MVTADDVRRVALTLPRTEEALVRDYVKFRVRGIVYASISPDETLMGFGFPKEERAALVASEPEKFLMPVPSDERYNWVRVRMAAIDEAEMRELVVDAWRMVVPKRVAAAYDAT; this is translated from the coding sequence ATGGTCACGGCCGACGACGTGCGGCGGGTCGCGCTGACACTGCCCCGCACCGAGGAAGCACTGGTGCGCGACTACGTGAAGTTCCGGGTCAGGGGCATCGTGTACGCCTCGATCTCCCCGGACGAGACCCTGATGGGCTTCGGGTTCCCCAAGGAGGAGCGGGCGGCGCTCGTGGCCTCCGAGCCGGAGAAGTTCCTCATGCCCGTTCCCTCGGACGAGCGCTACAACTGGGTCCGGGTCAGGATGGCGGCCATCGACGAGGCCGAGATGCGGGAGCTCGTCGTCGACGCCTGGCGCATGGTCGTGCCCAAACGCGTCGCCGCCGCCTACGACGCCACCTGA
- a CDS encoding aliphatic sulfonate ABC transporter substrate-binding protein has product MTRRPPSRLRALTAGLAGLVIALAAAGCGGGEADGGATVLRVGTTKTFGWVPTFPAHGDDKAGNVHIEVVDLIGGSNAMIAALKAGKIDVAELGEVGPVVAQAGDVPFKIIASTTPWPKGQGIIVDEKSPIRSLADLKGKRISYVRGTNSHWTLQQALASVNLTMEDVNLVQLPDGTNAQQVLRSGQLDAATVIDPTLTTFLSSGSRLLTDGTGINANNPLFYIASEDALGKKKEAVGAFVSQLAKHVAWAKSNPEKRAAAVAELNRIPLEVALKAERNRPDGLHPIEDATVRNNQRIADLFFEQGVIKKEIKVDSVFTTEFNARTKP; this is encoded by the coding sequence ATGACCCGTCGTCCCCCGTCCCGGCTGCGCGCCCTCACGGCTGGCCTGGCCGGCCTCGTCATCGCCCTCGCCGCGGCGGGTTGCGGCGGCGGTGAAGCCGACGGCGGCGCCACCGTGCTGCGCGTCGGCACCACCAAGACTTTCGGGTGGGTGCCGACGTTCCCGGCGCACGGCGACGATAAGGCCGGCAACGTCCACATCGAGGTCGTGGACCTCATCGGCGGCTCCAACGCCATGATCGCAGCGCTCAAGGCCGGCAAGATCGACGTCGCGGAGCTGGGCGAGGTCGGCCCCGTGGTGGCCCAGGCCGGAGACGTCCCCTTCAAGATCATCGCGTCCACGACCCCCTGGCCGAAGGGGCAGGGCATCATCGTGGACGAGAAGTCCCCGATCAGGTCGCTCGCCGACCTGAAGGGCAAGCGCATCTCCTACGTCCGCGGCACCAACTCGCACTGGACGCTGCAGCAGGCCCTCGCCTCGGTGAACCTGACGATGGAGGACGTGAACCTCGTCCAGCTCCCGGACGGGACCAACGCCCAGCAGGTCTTGCGCAGCGGCCAGCTGGACGCGGCGACAGTGATCGACCCGACGCTGACGACGTTCCTGTCGTCCGGCAGCCGCCTGCTCACCGACGGCACCGGGATCAACGCCAACAACCCCCTGTTCTACATCGCGAGCGAGGACGCCCTCGGCAAGAAGAAGGAGGCGGTGGGCGCTTTCGTGTCGCAGCTCGCGAAGCACGTCGCCTGGGCGAAGTCCAACCCGGAGAAGCGCGCCGCCGCCGTAGCCGAATTGAACCGCATTCCGCTGGAGGTCGCCCTCAAGGCCGAACGCAACCGTCCCGACGGGCTGCACCCCATCGAGGACGCGACCGTCCGCAACAACCAGCGCATCGCCGACTTGTTCTTCGAGCAGGGCGTCATCAAGAAGGAGATCAAGGTGGACAGCGTGTTCACCACCGAGTTCAACGCGCGGACGAAACCATGA
- a CDS encoding glucose 1-dehydrogenase, whose protein sequence is MDNTPNIDTTTPTTPGAPGLLDGKVAFVSGAGRGIGAAAARLFAREGARVLLAARTEVQLKAVTEEIRAAGGTADYVVCDLADAASVRAAVNRAADLYGRLDVAFNNGAIGQQPGPLDRMPEAEFDSVYAVNLKGVWLAMVAEVEVIRGTAGTGAIVNNSSVGSWGGNPELPAYGAMKRAVNSLTESAAVTYGPEGIRVNAIAPGNTLTEMILAWEAQSPGLQERLTAVTPLRRGADPAEIAEAAAWLLSDRASFVTGAVLRVDGGARV, encoded by the coding sequence ATGGACAACACACCGAACATCGACACGACCACCCCCACCACACCCGGCGCTCCCGGCCTGCTCGACGGCAAGGTCGCCTTCGTCAGCGGCGCCGGACGCGGCATCGGAGCCGCGGCGGCGCGGCTGTTCGCCCGGGAGGGCGCACGCGTGCTCCTCGCGGCCCGGACGGAGGTGCAGCTCAAGGCGGTGACCGAGGAGATCCGCGCGGCGGGCGGCACCGCCGACTACGTGGTGTGCGACCTGGCCGACGCGGCGAGCGTGCGCGCCGCCGTGAACCGCGCCGCGGACCTGTACGGCCGGCTCGACGTCGCCTTCAACAACGGGGCGATCGGCCAGCAGCCCGGCCCGTTGGACCGGATGCCCGAGGCCGAATTCGACAGCGTCTACGCCGTGAACCTCAAGGGCGTCTGGCTGGCCATGGTCGCCGAGGTGGAGGTGATCCGGGGCACCGCGGGCACGGGCGCCATCGTCAACAACTCGTCCGTCGGCAGTTGGGGAGGCAACCCGGAGCTGCCGGCCTACGGTGCGATGAAACGGGCGGTCAACAGCCTCACCGAGTCGGCCGCCGTCACCTACGGCCCCGAAGGCATCCGCGTCAACGCCATCGCTCCCGGCAACACGCTGACCGAGATGATCCTCGCCTGGGAGGCGCAGTCCCCGGGTCTCCAGGAGCGACTCACGGCCGTGACACCGCTGCGCCGCGGGGCCGACCCTGCCGAGATCGCCGAGGCGGCCGCCTGGCTGCTGAGCGACCGCGCATCCTTCGTGACCGGAGCCGTCCTGCGCGTCGACGGCGGCGCCCGGGTCTGA
- a CDS encoding carboxymuconolactone decarboxylase family protein → MTTGPDTGAYEETYLTLFGHVPDAVRDRWTFSAEHGRFTAPGLLEELRREVITRSPLGLKVQQLVQFAQLVALGRADAARHHALGAVRAGAGERDLLAVAETTLITSGVPGYSLALALAREALATTDQHPEKES, encoded by the coding sequence GTGACCACTGGACCCGACACCGGCGCCTACGAGGAGACCTATCTGACGTTGTTCGGCCACGTCCCCGACGCCGTCCGGGACCGGTGGACGTTCAGCGCCGAGCACGGCCGCTTCACCGCCCCCGGCCTCCTGGAGGAGCTGCGCCGAGAGGTCATCACCCGCAGCCCGCTCGGGCTGAAGGTCCAGCAACTCGTCCAGTTCGCGCAGCTCGTGGCGCTCGGACGGGCCGACGCCGCCCGGCACCACGCCCTCGGCGCCGTCCGCGCCGGAGCCGGCGAGCGGGACCTCCTCGCGGTCGCCGAGACCACTCTCATCACCTCGGGCGTTCCCGGATATTCCCTCGCCCTCGCGCTGGCCCGGGAAGCGCTCGCCACCACCGACCAGCACCCAGAGAAGGAATCATGA
- a CDS encoding ABC transporter ATP-binding protein: MTDSGHDAIRLRGVGRTFGDRAVLAGIDLAVAQHEFAVLVGASGCGKSTLLRIVAGLDSDATGEVHVGGEHAIVFQDARLLPWRTVWRNVVFGLRGSRADLRARADRALEEVGLPGRGDSWPLTLSGGEAQRVALARALVRTPDLLLLDEPFAALDALTRLKMQRQVAGLWRRHEITTLMVTHDVEEALLLADRVLLVDGGRIADEIRVGLPRPRDPRDPEFAALRYRLLLSLGVDLSGGTGAEPRPGAEPDNAPTLAAVTGRPDHADTRA, encoded by the coding sequence ATGACGGACTCAGGCCACGACGCCATCAGGCTGCGCGGCGTCGGCCGGACCTTCGGCGACCGGGCCGTGCTCGCGGGGATCGACCTCGCGGTCGCGCAGCACGAGTTCGCCGTCCTCGTCGGTGCGAGCGGCTGCGGGAAGTCGACGCTGCTGCGGATCGTCGCGGGCCTCGACTCCGACGCGACCGGCGAGGTCCACGTCGGGGGCGAGCACGCAATCGTGTTCCAGGACGCCCGGCTGCTGCCGTGGCGGACGGTCTGGCGCAACGTCGTCTTCGGCCTACGTGGATCGCGCGCTGACCTGCGCGCGCGGGCCGACCGTGCGCTGGAGGAGGTGGGGCTGCCCGGCCGCGGCGACTCCTGGCCCCTGACGCTGTCGGGCGGCGAGGCCCAGCGGGTGGCGCTCGCCCGCGCCCTCGTCCGCACGCCCGACCTGCTGCTGCTCGATGAGCCGTTCGCCGCGCTGGACGCCCTGACGCGCCTGAAGATGCAGCGCCAGGTCGCCGGGCTGTGGCGGCGCCACGAGATCACCACACTGATGGTCACGCATGACGTCGAGGAGGCGTTGCTGCTGGCCGACCGGGTGCTGCTGGTCGACGGCGGCCGGATCGCCGACGAGATCCGCGTCGGCCTCCCCCGCCCACGCGACCCACGCGACCCCGAGTTCGCCGCGCTGCGGTACCGCCTCCTGCTGAGCCTCGGCGTTGACCTATCCGGCGGGACCGGCGCCGAGCCTCGGCCGGGCGCCGAACCGGACAACGCGCCCACGCTGGCCGCCGTCACCGGCAGGCCCGACCACGCCGACACCCGCGCCTGA
- a CDS encoding HNH endonuclease signature motif containing protein, translating to MAQELALTPLPDDVDVCLAEAEELLFARDRITSALADRVGRVHRAGQARQHGHASTRCWLRTSGGMTIGGAGRLLTLGAELPRLPTVREKFATGELAAGVVEAICAAVAGLTDEQAGLAEPILVDLAGKAGAAEVAKAGRHLRAVLDPDGEERDERADYGRRFLRVRPGKGGGVEGEFYLPREAGARLMALLQAYAKLRAQGDDRPLTVRQADALIALLEQKIATELLVVVSAESLPTDPETTADPENTDDPYPADPATQDTAADNASDPAPGEADGPADSEAGADAGAEITDDTGDPAPAEAEDTSDYSHDATGSAETLSKTADGTDDSDALDELDAADADTGAGSDAAADGAADTGADEDAAADDACATADAGIGDVREAEADPVTNPATAPAPAPAPGSGNATAGLPVEESRGCGIDKRGTGERRPGECVPRDTASTASADCDIAPSEAAQPDPPPEDASTRHTHAGPRPAGDCRHGQGTCPCDGQARCSRATPTPGAPGPSGTAPGGPGPEPETPPGRASGTAPGAGRGTPGTAQEAAQGAAPGAAPGASAGMPPGASLRPALGASLGMVPGLLLATGQVLPVSSVHRLARTSTLVRIVMNADGQVLDMGRKVRLATPAQRRAIFARYATCWIDGCPLPATMCQIDHADNWSTGGLTDLKRLGPACQFHNRDRYQHPDRYTRRKEGTDRWAFTYHRIGSRRPRE from the coding sequence GTGGCCCAAGAGCTGGCGCTGACCCCGCTTCCCGATGACGTGGATGTGTGCCTGGCCGAGGCGGAAGAGCTGCTGTTCGCCCGCGACCGGATCACCAGCGCCCTGGCCGACCGCGTCGGCCGGGTCCACCGAGCAGGTCAGGCCAGGCAGCACGGCCATGCCTCCACCCGCTGCTGGCTACGCACCAGTGGGGGGATGACCATTGGCGGAGCTGGCCGCCTGCTCACCCTCGGCGCGGAACTACCCCGCCTCCCCACCGTGCGGGAGAAGTTCGCCACAGGGGAGCTGGCGGCGGGGGTGGTGGAGGCCATCTGCGCCGCCGTCGCCGGACTAACCGACGAGCAAGCCGGCCTGGCGGAGCCGATCTTGGTGGACCTGGCCGGCAAAGCGGGGGCGGCGGAGGTCGCCAAGGCCGGCCGCCATCTGCGGGCGGTGCTCGACCCCGATGGGGAAGAGCGGGATGAGCGGGCCGATTACGGGCGGCGGTTCCTGCGGGTCCGCCCGGGCAAGGGCGGCGGCGTGGAAGGAGAGTTCTACCTGCCGCGTGAGGCCGGCGCCCGGTTGATGGCCTTGTTGCAGGCGTATGCCAAGCTGAGGGCACAGGGTGATGACCGCCCGCTGACGGTACGTCAGGCGGACGCGCTGATCGCGCTGCTGGAGCAGAAGATCGCCACCGAGCTCCTCGTCGTGGTCAGCGCCGAATCCCTCCCCACCGACCCCGAAACCACCGCAGACCCCGAAAACACCGACGACCCATACCCCGCCGACCCGGCCACCCAAGACACCGCCGCCGACAACGCGAGCGACCCCGCTCCTGGCGAGGCCGACGGCCCTGCTGACAGCGAGGCCGGGGCAGATGCCGGTGCGGAGATTACCGATGACACCGGCGACCCTGCGCCCGCCGAGGCCGAAGACACCAGCGACTACTCCCACGACGCCACTGGAAGCGCCGAGACCCTGAGCAAGACTGCGGATGGCACCGACGACTCCGACGCCCTGGACGAGCTTGACGCTGCCGATGCGGATACCGGTGCAGGAAGCGATGCCGCTGCCGACGGCGCTGCGGACACCGGTGCCGATGAAGATGCAGCCGCCGACGACGCTTGCGCTACCGCAGACGCCGGCATCGGTGACGTGCGCGAAGCCGAGGCCGACCCTGTCACCAATCCCGCCACCGCCCCTGCCCCTGCCCCTGCCCCTGGATCCGGTAACGCCACGGCCGGGCTTCCCGTTGAGGAGTCTCGCGGCTGCGGGATCGATAAGCGCGGGACCGGTGAGCGGCGGCCCGGTGAGTGCGTGCCGCGCGACACCGCGAGCACCGCCTCTGCCGACTGCGACATAGCACCCTCGGAGGCGGCGCAGCCGGATCCTCCTCCTGAGGACGCCTCCACACGCCACACCCACGCCGGGCCTCGGCCTGCGGGGGACTGCCGGCATGGCCAGGGCACGTGCCCGTGCGACGGCCAGGCGCGCTGCTCGCGTGCGACGCCGACACCGGGGGCACCGGGGCCATCGGGAACGGCGCCCGGCGGGCCGGGACCGGAGCCGGAGACACCACCCGGGAGGGCATCGGGAACAGCACCGGGAGCCGGGCGAGGGACACCGGGGACGGCCCAAGAAGCGGCGCAAGGAGCGGCGCCGGGTGCAGCTCCGGGAGCGTCGGCAGGCATGCCGCCCGGGGCGTCGCTGAGGCCAGCGTTGGGGGCATCGTTGGGGATGGTGCCGGGGTTGTTGCTGGCGACCGGGCAGGTGCTGCCCGTCTCCAGCGTGCACCGGCTCGCCCGGACCTCGACTCTGGTGCGGATCGTCATGAACGCCGACGGGCAGGTCCTCGACATGGGCCGCAAGGTCCGCCTGGCCACCCCCGCCCAACGCCGGGCCATCTTCGCCCGGTACGCCACGTGCTGGATCGACGGCTGCCCCCTCCCGGCGACCATGTGCCAGATCGACCACGCCGACAACTGGAGCACCGGCGGCCTGACGGACCTGAAGCGCCTCGGCCCGGCCTGCCAGTTCCACAACCGAGACCGCTACCAGCACCCCGACCGCTACACCCGCCGCAAAGAAGGCACCGACCGCTGGGCCTTCACCTACCACCGGATCGGGAGCAGGCGGCCGCGCGAGTGA
- a CDS encoding MerR family transcriptional regulator, which translates to MDDDELFTIGWLSRRTGMPVRTIRYWSDVGALPPVERSEGGYRLYDAGAVARLELIRTLRDLGLGLDDVRRVLERKVTLADVAAVHVNALDAQIRTLRLRRAVLSTVAKRRAGTEETKLLNELARLSAEERRRIIENFVDEVFGGQDADPELRNRLGHTEIALPDDPTPEQVDAWVELAELVRDPGFRQRMRDMVEHNTRNRAGQEPGAFMWFAKKVAWQVGEARQNGVSPESPEAVEVVDRLLGDMDADARAAVAQRLEAGLFAEADRYRHLMAVINGREPKPSHADDFAWLLAALRAHP; encoded by the coding sequence ATGGACGACGACGAGCTGTTCACCATCGGATGGCTCTCCCGCCGCACCGGGATGCCGGTGCGCACGATCCGATACTGGTCGGACGTCGGCGCACTGCCGCCTGTGGAGCGGAGCGAGGGAGGCTACCGGCTCTACGACGCCGGCGCCGTGGCCCGGCTCGAACTCATCAGGACCCTGCGGGATCTCGGGCTCGGCCTGGACGACGTACGGCGGGTGCTGGAGCGGAAGGTCACCCTGGCCGACGTCGCCGCCGTCCATGTGAACGCACTCGACGCGCAGATCCGCACCCTGCGGCTCCGGCGCGCGGTGCTCAGCACCGTCGCGAAGCGGCGGGCCGGAACAGAGGAGACGAAACTGTTGAACGAGCTGGCACGGCTGTCCGCCGAGGAGCGGCGGCGCATCATCGAGAACTTCGTGGACGAGGTCTTCGGCGGGCAGGACGCCGATCCGGAGCTCAGGAACCGGCTGGGGCACACCGAGATCGCCCTGCCCGACGACCCCACGCCGGAGCAGGTGGACGCCTGGGTGGAGCTCGCCGAGCTCGTGCGGGACCCGGGCTTCCGGCAGCGCATGCGCGACATGGTGGAGCACAACACGCGCAACCGCGCCGGGCAGGAGCCCGGGGCCTTCATGTGGTTCGCGAAGAAGGTCGCCTGGCAGGTGGGCGAGGCGCGGCAGAACGGGGTGAGCCCCGAATCACCCGAGGCCGTCGAGGTCGTCGACCGCCTGCTCGGCGACATGGACGCCGACGCCCGGGCGGCCGTCGCGCAGCGTCTTGAGGCCGGCCTGTTCGCCGAGGCCGACCGCTACCGGCACCTCATGGCCGTGATCAACGGCCGGGAGCCCAAGCCGTCCCACGCAGACGACTTCGCCTGGCTCCTCGCCGCCCTGCGCGCTCACCCGTAG
- a CDS encoding SAM-dependent methyltransferase, which yields MSEGSADGSGEEHRPKLDTSVPHSARIWNYFLGGKDHFTVDRELGEQIRQAYPGIVDIARQSRGFLGRAVRHLAGDVGIRQFLDIGTGLPTADNTHQVAQRVAPECRVVYVDNDPLVLVHANALLISSPPGATDYIEADVRRPDEILSAASKTLDFGEPVALMLLGIMGQVLDDEEAYGIVRRLMDALPSGSHLVFEDGTKVVLPEAADEAERIRAEGGDPYRLRTPEQFARFFDGLTLLEPGVVSVSRWRPDRSQFGEAPEVDALCGVARKD from the coding sequence ATGAGCGAAGGCTCGGCGGACGGCTCCGGCGAGGAGCACCGTCCCAAGCTCGACACCAGCGTGCCGCACTCGGCGCGCATCTGGAACTACTTCCTGGGCGGCAAGGACCACTTCACCGTCGACCGTGAGCTCGGCGAGCAGATCCGGCAGGCGTACCCCGGCATCGTCGACATCGCCCGCCAGTCGCGGGGCTTCCTCGGCCGGGCCGTACGGCACCTGGCCGGAGATGTGGGCATCCGGCAGTTCCTCGACATCGGCACCGGCCTGCCGACCGCCGACAACACCCACCAGGTGGCGCAGCGGGTGGCCCCGGAGTGCCGCGTCGTGTACGTGGACAACGACCCGCTCGTGCTGGTGCACGCGAACGCCCTGCTGATCAGCAGCCCGCCCGGCGCGACCGACTACATCGAGGCCGACGTACGCCGGCCGGACGAGATCCTGAGCGCCGCGTCGAAGACGCTCGATTTCGGCGAGCCGGTGGCCCTCATGTTGCTGGGGATCATGGGCCAGGTGCTCGACGACGAGGAGGCGTACGGGATCGTGCGCCGGCTCATGGACGCCCTGCCGTCCGGCAGCCACCTGGTGTTCGAGGACGGCACGAAGGTCGTCCTGCCCGAGGCGGCCGACGAGGCGGAGCGCATCCGCGCCGAGGGCGGCGACCCCTACCGGCTGCGTACGCCCGAGCAGTTCGCGCGCTTCTTCGACGGCCTGACCCTGCTGGAGCCGGGGGTGGTGTCGGTGTCGCGGTGGCGACCAGACCGCAGCCAGTTCGGGGAGGCGCCCGAGGTCGACGCGCTCTGCGGGGTGGCCCGCAAGGACTGA
- a CDS encoding ABC transporter permease, whose translation MTAPRALRRTAVPAGLVALWQLLAETGAIDARITSSPWEIVTSLSEMIGSGELAEHLEISLFRAVVGLVLGAALATLAGVAAGLSRLGEDALDSTIQAIRTMPYLGMVPLFILWFGLGEAPRITMVALGSFFPVYLNVFKGIRDVDDRLIDLGRGYRVGRWELIRDVILPGAMPSALVGLRYALGTAWMSLVVAEQINAQSGLGYLIVQANTLAQTSVIITALAVYAVIGILADAIVRLIEKRALRWRRAFEGA comes from the coding sequence ATGACGGCCCCTCGGGCCCTTCGCAGGACCGCGGTACCGGCCGGGCTCGTCGCCCTCTGGCAGCTGCTGGCTGAGACCGGCGCCATCGACGCGCGCATCACGTCGTCCCCCTGGGAGATCGTGACGTCGCTGAGCGAGATGATCGGCTCCGGCGAGCTGGCCGAGCACCTGGAGATCTCGCTGTTCCGCGCCGTCGTCGGCCTCGTCCTCGGGGCGGCGCTGGCGACCTTGGCGGGCGTCGCCGCCGGCCTGTCCCGGCTGGGTGAGGACGCCCTGGACTCCACCATCCAGGCGATCAGGACCATGCCCTACCTCGGCATGGTGCCGCTGTTCATCCTCTGGTTCGGGCTGGGCGAGGCGCCGCGGATCACGATGGTCGCGCTCGGCAGCTTCTTCCCCGTCTACCTGAACGTCTTCAAAGGCATCCGGGACGTCGACGACCGGCTCATCGACCTCGGCCGCGGCTACCGGGTCGGCCGGTGGGAGCTGATCCGCGACGTCATCCTGCCGGGGGCGATGCCGTCGGCGCTCGTCGGCCTCCGGTACGCGCTCGGCACCGCGTGGATGAGCCTCGTTGTCGCCGAGCAGATCAACGCGCAGTCGGGGCTGGGCTACCTGATCGTCCAGGCGAACACCCTCGCCCAGACCTCGGTCATCATCACGGCGCTGGCGGTCTACGCGGTCATCGGCATCCTGGCCGACGCGATCGTCCGGCTCATCGAGAAGCGGGCGCTCCGGTGGCGGCGCGCCTTCGAGGGAGCGTGA